A genomic stretch from Aedes albopictus strain Foshan chromosome 2, AalbF5, whole genome shotgun sequence includes:
- the LOC115267912 gene encoding uncharacterized protein LOC115267912, with protein sequence MVSKADKKLEAALLTVKRVLALREVLEKFVAEYNHDRDVVQVSVRLETLDKINKDFQRAQGEIERLDSERFEEHIEVRTTFEDKYCSLKGFLLSKVNTDQQLMNSTMINSSTHQNAASFHHRLPKIDLPKFCGDESRWISFRDSFISMIHSNDDIPTVNKLHYLLQSLEGEAKKPFESVDVQANNYASTWDALMKRYDNKRYLRKELFRGLFDLPIMKEESAQELNVLVDEFQRRVKALAKLGEPVGHWDTPLIFLLSNKLDAATLRSWEHETRQKDEVKYEELVDFLTQQVRMLKSVSSDLLQRTQSASSMVAGPPQKKNSSVKSVVNTATTNSISSIPQCLLCAEMHLLHQCPTFIKLSVTQRRELVSQRSLCWNCFRVGHQARLCKSRFSCRVCQARHHSMLHDQSPATLNPLANSWDPLIQQPNLVATAIASTSESANPPEVSMTVQSNASTVLLETVTLLIIDRDGKEVPVRALLDSASMSNFISKSLANTLGIPHTTVDVTVLGLGKTVKQIKGQLTATIKSTSSDFSTTLDFLVMQKPTVNLPTVSVNTDAWNMPNVPLADPQFNIPGAIDIIVGGEHYHKLHTGHRLSISDNLPLFINTHFGWTVSGKVSADSAIMSPVCYHTMVKHYTESLHVDHSLRIPATQCIVSNTTTRIHNERFVALLSRSDNPQVTSVNLRKIATPHSINFAQPLDSNPTTAKHHKYKPQENANEETPKYHLAVKQCHTAKNVPTWVQTNPYATPRQNLNTSGQASELNQETIRRSSLLYHPVSIRRTTLCPEGTAPRLRVAEASKTGRAVRNWLKGVIR encoded by the exons ATGGTTAGTAAGGCGGATAAGAAGTTGGAAGCGGCGCTCTTGACAGTGAAACGAGTGTTGGCGCTTCGAGAGGTGTTGGAAAAATTTGTGGCCGAGTACAACCACGACAGGGATGTCGTTCAAGTATCTGTTCGGCTGGAAACCTTGGACAAAATCAACAAGGACTTCCAACGTGCACAAGGAGAAATCGAGAGACTTGACAGTGAGAGGTTCGAGGAGCATATTGAAGTCCGCACTACTTTCGAGGACAAGTACTGTTCGCTCAAGGGCTTTTTACTGTCGAAGGTTAACACCGACCAACAGCTGATGAATTCAACGATGATCAACAGTTCCACTCACCAAAACGCGGCTAGTTTTCACCATCGATTACCGAAAATTGACCTTCCGAAATTCTGCGGGGATGAATCTCGATGGATTTCATTCCGAGACAGCTTCATCTCAATGATCCACAGCAACGACGACATACCGACGGTAAACAAGCTCCACTATCTGTTGCAATCGTTGGAAGGAGAAGCAAAAAAGCCGTTCGAGAGCGTGGACGTTCAAGCAAACAATTACGCGTCGACGTGGGATGCACTGATGAAGCGGTATGACAACAAGCGCTACCTTCGAAAAGAGCTCTTTCGAGGCCTATTTGATCTGCCGATCATGAAGGAGGAGTCAGCACAAGAACTCAATGTGCTCGTAGATGAGTTTCAACGGCGTGTGAAAGCTCTCGCAAAATTAGGGGAACCTGTTGGGCACTGGGATACTCCTCTCATCTTTCTTCTCTCCAATAAATTGGATGCGGCTACGCTTCGATCATGGGAGCATGAGACTCGCCAGAAGGATGAAGTCAAGTACGAAGAACTAGTTGACTTTCTCACGCAGCAGGTGCGCATGCTAAAATCTGTGTCAAGCGACTTGCTACAACGCACTCAATCAGCCAGTTCCATGGTGGCCGGACCTCCACAGAAGAAAAACTCGTCGGTAAAATCCGTAGTCAACACTGCCACAACTAATTCAATTTCAAGCATTCCTCAATGTCTCTTATGTGCTGAAATGCATCTCCTACACCAGTGTCCAACGTTCATCAAGCTATCCGTAACCCAACGACGAGAGTTGGTATCCCAGAGAAGCTTATGTTGGAATTGCTTTCGTGTGGGTCATCAAGCAAGACTCTGCAAATCAAGGTTCAGTTGCCGGGTGTGCCAAGCTAGACACCATTCTATGCTGCATGATCAGTCTCCAGCCACGTTGAATCCTCTAGCCAATTCGTGGGATCCTCTCATACAGCAACCAAATCTAGTCGCAACAGCGATTGCGAGTACGTCCGAATCAGCGAATCCACCGGAAGTTAGTATGACTGTTCAATCCAATGCCAGCACAGTCCTTTTAGAAACGGTTACTCTTCTCATCATCGACCGAGACGGTAAAGAAGTACCAGTTCGAGCACTCCTAGATTCTGCATCCATGTCCAATTTCATCAGCAAGAGCTTGGCAAACACACTTGGCATTCCACACACTACAGTGGATGTGACTGTATTGGGACTAGGAAAAACAGTCAAACAAATAAAAGGACAGTTAACAGCCACTATCAAGTCAACATCTAGCGACTTTTCCACCACACTCGACTTTCTCGTAATGCAAAAGCCCACTGTCAACCTTCCAACAGTCTCCGTCAACACAGATGCGTGGAACATGCCAAACGTTCCATTGGCCGATCCTCAGTTTAATATCCCGGGCGCGATAGACATTATCGTAGGCGGAGAGCACTATCACAAACTCCACACTGGTCATCGTTTATCAATCAGTGACAACCTGCCTCTGTTCATCAACACACACTTCGGCTGGACAGTTTCCGGCAAGGTGTCGGCCGACTCCGCTATCATGTCACCGGTATGTTATCATACAATGGTCAAGCATTACACCGAATCGCTACACGTCGACCATAGCTTGCGGATTCCAGCAACTCAGTGCATAGTTTCAAACACCACCACTCGAATTCACAATGAAAGGTTCGTCGCACTCCTTTCTCGGTCCGATAATCCGCAAGTCACCTCCGTAAACCTACGAAAAATCGCAACGCCTCACTCGATCAACTTTGCGCAGCCGCTCGACAGCAATCCTACCACAGCAAAACACCACAAGTACAAGCCCCAAGAGAATGCCAACGAAGAGACTCCGAAATACCACTTAGCAGTCAAACAATGCCACACTGCCAAGAATGTGCCAACCTGGGTGCAAACAAACCCATATGCCACTCCACGCCAGAATCTGAACACAAGCGGCCAAGCATCGGAGTTAAACCAAGAAACAATCCGTCGAAGTAGTTTGCTATACCACCCTGTGTCCATCCGAAGAACTACACTGTGTCCTGAAG GCACTGCTCCACGGTTACGCGTTGCTGAAGCTTCTAAGACCGGTAGAGCAGTCCGAAACTGGCTCAAAGGCGTAATCAGGTGA